GTGGGGAGGAATAAATCTAAAACAGGTCAAATATGACATGAATACCACCAGTCTGCTTTCTGTAAAACCAGCTGTTTCCGGGACCGCGACGGTTTAGCCCACATTTTCTAACCCCAACCAGAATAATGCATTGAATTCTTTCTGAAAAACAGTATCTCAAACTATTTAACTATTTAAAGTCTGTCATGCTCATGCATGCCATTTCATGGGGTCTTTAACAGTTGTTTAGATTATGATCAGAAGttaatcacattcacacagataTTTTTCTACAAGGGTGGCCtcattatgtactgtatatgtagtcTCCATTCAAAACTGTGATTTACGTCCCCTCGTTACCGGCGGAGGCTGCGCAGCCATCGGCCACTATCGGAGCCCATCGTTTGTAAAACGCCCTATTGGACCTCTAGTTTGAATATGTCAGTTTGGGGCTTCGGGAAAttgctattttctgacattttatgggcCAAACGATAAATCAAGATACTAATGGACAGatcaattaataatgaaaatattcgtAAGTTGCTGCTTTAgcattactttactttatttttcccCTCCTTTTCAGGTGAAAAACGGTTTGTTTGCCCAGAGTGTCCCAAACGCTTCATGCGCAGCGACCACCTCTCCAAGCACATCAAAACCCACTTGAACAAGAAATTAGTCACCACCCCCGGCGGCACCCCAGTCTCGACGGACGCCGGTTCCCCTACGGCAGGAACAAAAGTCGTCACAGGAGCAGTGTCAGGCAGTGACCAGCACACCATCGTCACCATGGAAACCTTATCTGCAGAGAGCATAGCTCGATTAGCCAGCAGCGGGATCAACATGATGCAGGTGGACCTTCACCAAATTAACGGCAACAGCTTCTAAGGACggtggaggagcaggaagaCGGGCTTTGGTGGATGTTGCATTCGGACATTTGGGGTTAAAAAAGGGCATGTCTGACTGCAGGACACAGAACCTCTCAAAGGCTTCAGACGGGAGAGGGCGGTCACAGATGCAACACAACAGACACTATCGAATTTGAGAACTGAAGCAGGAATATGGATCTCCACCTTTGGAGGCATTTAAGGGTTAGAGTATGATGAAATGTTAGACTAGAGAAATCATGGAATCTTATTTCCCCAGAATGGAAATGGCACTACACTAACATCTGTCCCACACAAAGACTCAATCTTACTTGATAGTGGGAttgcaatcacacacacacagaccggcATCTTGGTGATGAATTGGTAGCTAGTAATATCTTCTCTACAAGCTTCTATAGTAAAGAGATGACACTACTAAGTCAGACTCTCACCCTTTTATCCAAGGCTGATTGCTCCTTGTCCCTGTTCACCTCAGGTGTGTCCTGCCCTCTCAGACCGGGCTGCTGTATCAGGCTAACGGGCCTCTAATGCTAAATTCACCCCCctaaaactgaaattataaCAATCTTGAGCAGcaaaatattttgtattgtttCTCACATTTCTGCGGTTGCAGTTTTGCGAGAACTGGACGTGTTCACAAACTAACAATCCCAGCATCATAGGAATAATATGAGAAGTGTTTTAGGGATTAGAGGAGGGCTGAAGTAGAGAAGGTCACGACCAGGTCAGAGCCAGAAGCACTAATCAGTGTGAGGACGTAGGTGTGTTAAGGGCACTGAAATCCTGAGAATAACTATTTAACCTCTTATGTAGGTACACACATTCAAGCCATCATGCTTTGATATGTTTATCATAGCaaaacatttagattttttttatgtatatatatatttttggtaATGTAAAGGCTACAGAAATTCTTAGCTTAGGCAGGATCATCTTACATGATTGCAAGAGATTGCCTTTCAGTTGTGTGAACTCATGCACAATCAAATCTTAATCTTATGTtattacttttatatatatatatatatatatgtagattaaatgtttaaatttaaGAGCCTTTCTGTCATAGAATAATGTATTCTATACAGTCCAGATCTTCccagtactttttttttcttcctgtggTATACTTATCTTTGCCTTGCAGTCACGTTGTTTCTTTTGGTggaaaactctttttttttagtcataTCTGGTCAGAGTGAAATATTTTGTAATAATGTCCAGACAGCATAAATATGTAAGCTCAAAACCAAAGGTTCATACTCATTTTATAAGCAAAACTAGGAAATCTCCCTCTGGTCCGTGAACTTTCTATTAATTTTTACTCGTCTAATGCATATGTTAAAGTTCTAACTGGAAAAGATCCAGCTTGAGGCAAGCGTCGGACACACATCCCTTTGTTGTCCAATTAAATAAGTTGCAAGATGTATTATgggtcaatgtttttttttctgaaaaggtGTTTCTCACCTGTTTAAATTTTCTTTGCTTAAGAATTCTGCTTTACTTGACAAAGATAATTGTATGATGtcagaaaatgtatgtttaaaaatCTCTCCTTTGAAACTCTATAGACTAAGTTCATCGGACAACAAgtgatcttattttttttttgccccgtTTTAAATAAGGGATTTTATATTGTGTGTATACAACTACTGCAAATGCCAACAGCTGGATTAAAATTATGAATACactttgtctcttttctttgcAAATTTGAGTCTCAAtctaacaaacacaacaaccagCTGatcaaaaaatactttattggtttaaaatcaCAGGTTGTGTATGTTTTACTAGGATTAAAAGACTTGAATAAGGAGAACATAAAAACGGTTTGAACAATTGCTCCACCTAGTGTTGATATCAGATCTCTGCATCTGTGTCCTCACTCTTCAGTTTGCTGCGGAGGCTGTAAGGAGAGAAACAAGACATTGTACATGTTTTGTCAGTTATAAAACTTAGTGTTATTAAATTGGATTAGCAGCATAATAACCAGGCGTTTGATTATCAGATCTAATCCCTGGATTGAACAACATGTGTTGCCCGTCTTTCTGCAAGCACCCACCCTGGGCCACTCTGTTGGACCTGGAGGGGCTCcacacaaatatacatacatacatacaggtaTTTTCCTTAGTAAAAACAGGGATTatgtaaatattagggctgtcaattgattaaaatatttaatcacaattaattgcacatttttttatctgttcaaaatgtaccttaaagagaaatttgtcaagtacttaatactcttatcaacatgtgagtagacaaatatgctgctttatgcaaatgtatgaatatatttactattggaaatcaattaacacaaaacaatgacaaatattgtccagaaaccctcacaggtactgcatttagcataaaaaatatgatcaaatcacaacatggcaaactgcagcaacaacagctgtcagtgtgtcggtgtgctgacttgactatgacttgccccgaactgcatgcgattatcataaagtgtgcatgtctgtaaaggggagactcgtgggtacccatagaaccaattttcattcacctatcttgaggtcagaggtcaagggacccctttgaaaatggccttgacagtttttcctcgccaaaatgttgcataagtttggagagttatttaaccttctctacaagctagtatgaaatgatttctagtttcatatgatcccagtatcttcaccctagctttactgagcccgctacgtaagtgataatgtacagcgagccgctcattgttgtgaaagaatcccctttcAGGGCGATGCTGCTTCGCGTCGGggtctctcatcaccctgaaggggcttttcacaacaatgactggctcgctgtacattatcccacttatcaTACGACTTCTtaattaagaaatcaatattttgacaaaaaaacggtccgccagaatCCGATATctgaactgcgtccatagcaacagtctgctatactcaaattacagaccgcagaacgctgtgattgaccaatcagaatcgagcattcaacacagccgtgtattAAAAcctattaatgcattaaagaaattagtggcgttaaaactaattcgcgtttactttgacatccctaaaaTATACACACAGGTATTTTTTCCATTGTAAAAAAAGTGACTATGTAAATATGTTGCTGTTAAATACTGTAGTCAGTAGTCAGCAACTTGAGAACACCTGAATTTATCAAATTAAATCCGATGGTGTAATTCCCCACCTGCTGAGGTAGGAGTGGACGTCCGAGAAGCCGTGATACTGAGCCAGGGGGAACAGGATGCCGGTCGGGCAGCGGCCCTCACGCTGGCGGCAGAAGCTACAGTTGCAAATGCCACGACAGGGGGGGCACTTCCACTCCTGAGGAGATAACCAAATGGTTAAACACTAAAATGACCGGAatcaaatgttaaaaaacaacagtattTAACTTTACAGTACAAGTCATATGTCTGTAGGGTTGCTTACTGAAAGGTGCAAATGATGAAcagcacagagagacaaaggCAAATCCCATTTAATTTCAATTTTAGTACGCACTGCAGCTGCCactacaaagtacgtactgttgcatgcagtatgcgtacaattgggacatactacttcatcataacattgcgccttgaccTTTTACCTTCTTGCTAATATATccactgtgcagaggattgtgggtaagAATAGctagaaaagcatgctggctgcatactgcaaaatgcaaccGGATGCAGTACTGCATCCGGTTGCATTTTgcaaataccaggatgtcctacgtaggacatcctggtatttttggcatacggcatttgacatactatgtattgggagatactaaatctttttctggcatactaaatagtatacTGAAACGCATCAACTGTCTGAATGCGACAATAAAATAATCCAAAGAAGTTTCACATTGCGCCCCAGTTATCAAAGTGTGAGCACAGTTTAGACTTGGTTAATTGTACCATTTCAGCAGCTcagcaaaaaaagacaaagattaCGTGCCAAAGTTTAGCCATGTTGCACATGCAACCAATGAAAGATGAAGATTTAGATGGAAAGCATGAAAAGGTTATGCTTGTACCTTTTTCAGGCCCGAGTGTGAATATACAGAATTGTGACACATAAGATCCAACCCCTCAAAGTGTACTGCAGACTTGGACTTGATTTTAACTGATCAATAATGTTCACACATGGCTTTTAAAGTCAGGCAAAATGAACTGATAACAGACATTTTTAAACAGAATATGTATTAAACCCTCCCCTTAAATCTCTCTGTATAGCTTTGTTATATAAAATCTGTCCCCCATGCAAGCCCAAACACATGCTGACAGTAAATACTGAAACAATGTGTGCAAAATTaatcttttgtgtgtgttggtgtgtcagCAGTCTGACCGGATCAAGCAGCGCCTTCTTGACATCCTCTCCGTATCTGTTCCTCAGACACGGCCCACAGAACTGACCCAGAATCCCACGACAGTCCTCGCTGCGGCAGCACGTCTTAGTGTCAACAGTTTTCTGACGGCACTGATGACATGTGGAGccctggaaataaaaaaaagaaaagaaacctcAACAAGAGAATGTGGACACAGGTACTGTTCAGAAGGTGCAGCAGTTTAACCCAAAAGCATCCCCTCACCAGCCCATGCATTGTTCACATGCACGGACCAATAGTCTGTGGCTTGGCGCGTGGTCTTCACATGATCAGAGAGTGCTGTGATTCCAATCACCTTCTGCGCAGATCACAAGCCTCATTTTCCTCCAACTCAGCTCAGTATCAGTGCTGAAACTTTTTggactctttttttctcttggtTTTTATTGATATGGTCTTTCCTGTGCGTCCATGAGAATGTGAGTAATTATTATAGTTGTCTATTGTTCAGTATCTGCATcgctataataattataaagtCACATGTATCATGTTATAATGCTCATGCTCGTGTTTCTATAATAGTTTGAATGAtaagttgtgtgtttttgtgtcaacaATCATATAAGTGAGAGCAGCGCAGTGAACGGGCATACGCGGCTGTCATTGAGGGACCTTCGCACAATTCCCCATATCACCCTCTGTGTGCACTGCGCTCATTGTACTGCACGAGAGCCTGAGTCTATTATTTGTTGACGTTCCCTTATAGTTAAGAAGGCTGTGTTCTCCTCCTTTTATTCCTGTTTAAACTGTTTAGCTTACATTGAATTTCATAcaatactgtttttttattatcactACATGTTACTAATGCCTGcacatgttttctattttattttctgtatttagtaaCCACTATTCACACAAGGATTTACAAACCATcttcaatcaataaatgagtGGTATCTCAAAGGGAGTGTGTGTGACTTGGACTTAATTGATGCATCACCATCATCTACATGTTCTTACCGGACAACCTGTGGAGATTGTAAATGATATTCATAGAACCATCATCTAAGGGTTCATTCAATCAGCATCACTGAGGTCACAAGTTTGGTATCCATTAAACCAACGCCTATTTTACAGGtacactgacattttataacATTTCCTGCATATTCTGTTATACAGAGGTTGATTTTTAGGCTTCAGTAATGGAGAGATTGCCACCTGATGGCGTtatcagtttttcctcaaataTCAGGACTCTGAACCAAAGCTGCCACGGTGATTTTGATAGTGATCCCTGATTTGGCTACAAACTAACCTGATATTGGCACAAATCTTTCAATATATTCCCGTATAActcactgaaaaaaacaactgcagATAGATAGAGTCCAGCTGCAAACTCACGGTGACTCTGTCGTAGACTTTTTCAGTCATGTTGTCTGCAACCAGCAGAATCTCGTCCTCTGTGATGTCCTCCACGGGACGAATGCAATGAGGCTTGCACTGATTAGGCCGTGGGGCGCCACGGCGCTGCGGGGCTCGCCGTACCTGGACCACAAAGATTATGATAATGGTTGATTTAGCTTGAAGTTTTACACAGAAATTGACAAGATACAGATGATGTTAGCTGAACACAGACCTACACAAAGACGAATACATGGTCACCTGTAAccattatacagtacatattacAAAGACAAAATAGAGGAGAAAATAGAGGTTACAACACACTGATACAAATATCAAGACTCACTCTCATTACTCATCCCAATCAGTTTTTGTAAATGCTTGTATAGTGTTGCTCAGGGACAAAACAGCAGCCAGATAGTAGTTTCACACACATCCACAATCCTACTGCATGTTATACAGTGCTatgaaaaatgctttttttttttttaactggttGTTGATGAATGACAAAGCTGACCTCCAGCAGCTCATCCTCCAAGCTGAGCTCCAGTTCTTCCTCCTTGGGGGCTGAAGGATTCTCACCTCCCGCCATAGAGCGGGTCTGTCTGCGAGACGCCCGCTCCGGGTTCTTCCTGGACTCTCCTCCAGCCGCACCAGAGCGTGGTGGACGCTGCAGGCGATAACAATCACCTCAGTACATACATAGGTCTATTTAGAAATACTACTATTCAGAGCTCTACTGAATTCTGAAAAGAAAGATGAGGATGGCAGCCACCTTGTTAGCGGAATATGCTGTTTCACCTTTTGTTAAGTCTCTAGACGTTTTAGCAAAATATGTGGATCTACATTTCTGTCCATCATCCCTCATTTTAAATATTGATAAATGCAAAAGCTCACTGGTGTggtgtgattattattattttctactcACAGAACTTCTCTCTTTTGTCTTTGGTTTGTCTGCTTGTTTTTTCAGAAGCCCTTCACCTCCCGGCATCTTCTGCAGGTCTGCCATCAGCTGAGCCAACTGTTAGAAAACAGGGAGGATAAAAAGGATTAGAGACCGGGCAATATCACAATTtcctgaactttttttttttcattttgtcaagtCAAATCAAAAGTCACTTATGTTCAAGTCAAAGTCATGTGTCCTGCACCAACAGCTCTGACTTGTATTGTCTATTTCTACTATATGCAAAAAGGGAGTATAAATGAAAGAGAtctacaatattaataatatctCTTTCTTTGGGGTAACATGCAATGGATATACAGTGTGAACTTTAATTTTGTGGGGAACCCTAGGTATTCTTAGGCACTAGTTTGGGAACCGCAGCTTTAATTCGTTGTTGCATCAGTCCGTCAGTTTCCAAACAGTGCAACACTGTatatggttgtgtgtgtttctggttTACCATCGCTTTGTTGGCCTTGATGTTCTGTTCTCTCTTGGACAGGAAAGAAGCGGAGACATCCTCCGCTGAATCGGATCCATGCTCTTTACAAGGAGATGACAGAGACACTGCTGTCTCTTCATCTTCAAATTTAacatgtttcttcttctttgcctGACTGGTCTTTCCTGCCCTCTTCAGCACTCTCTTTTTTGacctcttttcttcctcctcctcctccttgtcctcctcctcatcatcatcagtggACTGTTGGGTCGAGGGAGTGGAGCGGAGAGCCACCCTCAGCCTGAAGGCTTTGGCACCAGAGGTTGGTTTTGATGGGGCTGTCTGCTTCTTGGGGGAAAGGTCAGGCTGtacttcatcttcctcttccaAATTTGAATTCTGATGAACAGAAATAGATGATTTATCATTTGGCTAGCTCTTACATCTGTAACGTGAGGGCTCGTTGTGTGCTGGTGGATCACTCTTTAGGAGAATAACCATGCAGGATGGAGACGGATCACTTTTTAAGCAGCCACTTTACTGTTCTTCTCACTTCATCagtttcacaacaacaacaacaacactccCTTGTTCCTAACTCACATGTCGTAGAACTAACCAACCAGAGGCCAGAAGGACCTGGACTAAGGTAAATCTCAAGAAGATACTCACAGGCAGATTCAAGATATTAGTATAACTATTTCAAAGATACTGCCGtaaatatttcaacatataaatatgtaaataataatcttgtaaacataaatgtgtaa
This portion of the Sebastes fasciatus isolate fSebFas1 chromosome 1, fSebFas1.pri, whole genome shotgun sequence genome encodes:
- the LOC141772210 gene encoding cell division cycle-associated protein 7-like, whose protein sequence is MAGVLGMNTITKKRPLADVFAEDSENERIFYGFSDSEISTHCHQNSNLEEEDEVQPDLSPKKQTAPSKPTSGAKAFRLRVALRSTPSTQQSTDDDEEEDKEEEEEEKRSKKRVLKRAGKTSQAKKKKHVKFEDEETAVSLSSPCKEHGSDSAEDVSASFLSKREQNIKANKAMLAQLMADLQKMPGGEGLLKKQADKPKTKERSSRPPRSGAAGGESRKNPERASRRQTRSMAGGENPSAPKEEELELSLEDELLEVRRAPQRRGAPRPNQCKPHCIRPVEDITEDEILLVADNMTEKVYDRVTGSTCHQCRQKTVDTKTCCRSEDCRGILGQFCGPCLRNRYGEDVKKALLDPEWKCPPCRGICNCSFCRQREGRCPTGILFPLAQYHGFSDVHSYLSSLRSKLKSEDTDAEI